Part of the Buchnera aphidicola (Mindarus keteleerifoliae) genome, GCAGCACTTCCTGGATGTTCCATGGAATAAGCAATTATTATAGGTCCTGATAATTTTTTTTTTAAACATTCAAATTGAGTATTTTTAAAAGCTAATTTAAGTAAATTATTTCGAACTACATTAATAATAACTCCATTCTTTCTTGATTTTTTTCTAAGATAATTAATTTTATTAGCAATTATTCCCCTAGAATCTGCAATTATTGCTGATAATGCTAAATTAGCCATTTTATGCATGTTAGTAACAATTGTTTTTTTTTGTTGAAGGTTTAATCCCATTTGTTTTATACTCCTATATTTTTAATATTAAAATAATTTAATTTAGAGTTTTTTAAACTAAAAGGATGATAAATATATTTTTTTGATTCTTATTTTTTTATAGAAACAAACG contains:
- the rplJ gene encoding 50S ribosomal protein L10, producing the protein MGLNLQQKKTIVTNMHKMANLALSAIIADSRGIIANKINYLRKKSRKNGVIINVVRNNLLKLAFKNTQFECLKKKLSGPIIIAYSMEHPGSAARIFKNFSLKNKKFKIIGAALNSQSLSSSKIDLLAAMPTYKESIIQIITIMKEITLGKLLRILIAIKNK